TCGCGGCGGATGCCGAGGTAGGTGCCCAGCTCGATGGTGCGCGGCCGGAAGGGCCCCGGCCTGGTGCGCTCCACCAGGTCCAGCATCTCCGGTACGTCGGCGGCGCCGAGCACCACGGCCTCGTCGTCGGGGACCGCGTCCACCGACTCGTCGACGAGCTGCACACCGTCCACCTGGAAGGTGACCTCCCAGCCGGCCGGGAGCTCCACTTCGGTGCCGGCGAGCACGGCCGTGCCGTCATCTCCGACGAGATGGACGGCGTCCGCCCAGTCCCCCGCGTCCGGGTCGTCGGGCAGGGCGAGCCACGGCGACACCTCCGCGTGGTAGGCGAGCACCCGGCCACGCCGCTCGGCGAAGTGGGCGTGGGGGCCTGTCAGCCCGGCGAGTACGGGATTGTCGAGCGGATGGTACGACGCGCGGCCGGGCACGGGAACCGGTACGGACTCGCTCACGCGCCGACCTCGATCACGATCTTGCCCAGCGCGTGCCCGTCCTCGACGGCGCGCAGCGCCTCCCCCGCCTCGGCCAGCGGGAAGGTCCGTGTCACATACGGGCGCAGCGTGCCCGCCACCACCAGCGCGGCCACCTCTTCGAGGACGGCGGCCGTGCGGAGCCGTACGACCGCGGCGCCGCCCAGGGTCACCACCCGCGGCTTGTCGCCGGCGCTGATCAGTTTCGTACGGTCGGCGACGAGCCCGGCCGCGGCCTCCAGGTCCGCGCCGCCGACCATGTCGAAGACCGCGTCGACGCCGTCGGGCGCGGCGGCCCGTACCCGCTCCTGAAGTCCGGGACCCGGCAGGACATGGACCGCGCCGAGCGATTCCACGAAGTCCTTCTTGCCCGCGCTCGCCGAGCCGACCACCCGGAGGCCCGCGCCGGTCGCGATCTGGGTCGCGGCCACGCCCACACCGCCTCCGGCGCCGATGATCAGCAGGGTCGCGCCGGCCGGCAGGTCCAGCTGCTGGATGCCGTCGTACGCGGTCGCCGCCGCGACCGGCAGGGCCGCCGCGTCCGTGAACGACACGATGGCCGGCTTGTGCGCGGTGATCGCGGCGGGCAGCAGGGTGTACTCGGCGTATCCGCCGGTGAGGGTGGAGCCGAAGACGGCGTCGCCGACGGCGAATCCCCGCACGCCCTCGCCGACCCGCTCGACCACTCCGGACGCCTCGCTGCCGAAGACGGTGGGCAGCGGCTTGGGCGTCGAGCCCGGCCGGTTGTAGCCGGTGCGCAGCTTCCAGTCGACGGGGTTGACGCCGGCCGCCCGGACGGCGACGAGGAGTTCGCCGTGGCCGGGGACGGGCTTCGGCAGGTCGGCGAAGGCTTCGCCCTCGGGGCCGCCGAACCGGGTGTAGACGTACGCCTTGGGCATGTGATCCCTCGCTCTGACTGCTGACGTCGGTGGTCGTCCTCGGTGATCGTCCTCCGTGGTGGCCCTGGGACGGTGGACCCGGGACGACAGCAGTTTCAAGTCCGAGCTCCGACCCGCTTATTCCTCGCCCGCCGCGCTGTGCGTGCCGCCCGGTTCACCGGAACGCGCGAGGGCGCCGTACGGGTCGCAACCCGTACGGCGCCCTGCGATCCGGCTCAGGAGTTCGCGCACTCCATCGACGCCGGGTCGGATGCTTCACGGATCAAGGTCTCGTGTGCCGCCTTGAGCCGCTTGACGTCGGGCTTCATGACCTTGCGGTCGTAGGTGAGCAGCCCGTTGAGTTCACCCTCCACATCGGTGATCTGGGTGTAGACGGCTCCGTTGCTCCCCCGGCAGGCGAGGTTACGTACGTTGCCGAGCTGCCCCAGGTACTCGTCCGTGTACTTCTCCTGGTCGACGCCCACATACGTGTGCTGGACCGGCCAGGCGTGGCCCGGTACGGCGAGCCCGAGGCCGCCGTACTCGCCGCTCACCAGCGCCCGTTTCCCGTCCGGCGCGGGCAGCAGAGGCGTCGGATAGCCGTGCGCGTCGGCGATGTCGCCGTTCTTGCCGTCGACGGCGCCGCAGCAGTTGATGCCGCTCATGTTGTTGACGAGCCGGGTCGGGTCCCAGCCCTTGGCCTGGTCGGCGATCCGCGCCTGGTCGTACTGGCCCCAGCCTTCGTTGAAGGGGACCCACATGATCACCGAGGGGCTGCTCGCGTGCTGGTCGATCATCTCCTTCATCTCGTGCTCGAACTGGGCCGCCGCCGGGGCGGCCGGGGACTTCGGCATCGACGGCATGTCCTGCCAGACGAGCAGCCCCAGCTTGTCCGCCCAGTAGAACCACCGGTCCGGCTCCACCTTGATGTGCTTGCGCACGGAGTTGTAGCCGAGTTCCTTGTGCTTCTTGAGGTCGAACGCGAGCGCCTCGTCAGTCGGCGCGGTGTGCAGCCCGTCCGGCCAGAAGCCCTGGTCGAGAGTGGCCATCAGGAAGACCGGCTTGCCGTTGAGTACGGTGCGCTGCGCGCCGTCGACCGTCTCGACCGCGATGGAGCGCATACCGAAGTAGCTGCCCAGCCGGTCGCCCGACCTCTCGTCACCGATCCGTACGTCCAGCTTGTACAGGTGCGGATCCTCCGGCGACCACAGGTGCGGGTCGCGCACCGGCACACTGAGCGGCGCTCCCGTACGGCCCCTGACCGTGGCCACCTTGCGCTTGCCGTCGTACGCGGTCGCCGTGACCGGCACCCCGTCCCGTACGCCGCGCACCTCGACCGCCAGCTTCTCCGCGGCGACGTCCGGTGTGAGCTTGAGCGAGTCGGCGTGGTCGGCGGCGACCGGCTCCATCCAGACGGTCTGCCAGATGCCCGACGAGGAGGTGTAGAAGATGCCGCTCGGGTCGAGGCGCTGCTTGCCCATGGGCGGGTTCTCGCCGCCCGCCGCGTCGGTCGGGTCGTACACGCCGACGATCAGTTCCTGCGTACGGCCGGGCTTGAGGGCGTCGGTGACGTCCACGCTGAACCGGTCGTAGCCGCCCTTGTGTTCGGTGACCTTCTTGCCGTTGACGTAGACGGTGGACTGCCAGTCGACGGCGTCGAAGTTCAGCTTCAGGCGCTTGCCGTCGCGGTGGCCGCCCTTCGCGCCGTCGCTGATGTCCCAGCTCTGCGGCACGGTGAAGGTACGGCGGTACCACATCCGGTCCTCGTGCCGTTCGAGACCGGAGAGCTGCGACTCGACGGGGTACGGGACGAGGATCTTCTCGGCCAGTTTCTTGCCCACCGGCGGGCTCTCGCCCTGCTCGGCGGCGGCGAACTGCCACTGTCCGTTGAGGTTGCGCCAGGCGTCGCGCGTCATCTGCGGACGCGGGTACTCGGGCAGCGCGTTGTCGGGGCCGACGTCCTTGGCCCACGGGGTGGAGAGCTGGTACTCGGACTTGTTGGGTCCGCTGCTCCAGAACTCACCGACGGGGTCGGCGTCCTGCGAGGCGAGACCGCCCTCGCCGTCGTAACGGATGTCGGCCGAGCCGCCCTTGCCGACCACGGGTTCCTTGAGGCCGACGAGCAGGCTCCGGGCGTCGGCGGGGTCCTTCTTCACCGAGCCGAGCGGCCACTCGGCGCCGCCGATGACCGCGTCGAGATGGCCGGCGATATCGGCCGGGACGGGGGCGAGGGGCTGCGCGAACTCCATCCGCAGGGTGCGGCCGTCGGCCAGGACGGTGGTGGCGATGGCGCCGTCGTACGCGTAGCCGTCGGGGAGACGGAAGGCGGAGGTGGGCACCGGCTCTTTCACGCCACCGGGTTCGGTCCAGCGCAGATGGAGGTTCGAGCCGCCGACGTTCTCGAAGAACTCGACCTTGATGTCGTACTCCTGACCTCCGGTGAGGTCGACCGGGTCGGCGGTCTGCTCCTTGTCCCAGTCGTCGACCCAGTGGTCGATGACGATCTCGCCGTCGACCCAGAGCCGGAACCCGTTGTCGCCGATCATCGAGAAGGTGTGGGGACCGCTCTGTTCAGGGACGATCTTCCCGGTCCAGCGGACGGTGGCGTGATCGGAGCTGCCCGTGGCCGTGGAGAGCCGGGACTCGAGGGAGTTGAAGTCGATCTGCGGGTCGAATCCGGTGGCCTTCAGCTCGTGGAAGTCGAAGGCTCCGGGTGCGGATGAGGAGTAGTACTCGCCCTTGAGTCCATGGGGCACGACCGGGTCGTCCGCGGCCGATGCGGTCGGGATCGCCGTGAGTCCGGCGACGCCCAGGACCGCGGCGAGCAGAAGGGCCAGATTTCTTCGGATGTGCACAAATCCTCCTGGCGGCTCGTTGCGCAACTCTGTACAACGTTGGAAGGAACGGCAGTCCGCATGACAACATGCCGTTCCACTTGCTGTCCA
The nucleotide sequence above comes from Streptomyces sp. NBC_01716. Encoded proteins:
- a CDS encoding PA14 domain-containing protein, with the protein product MHIRRNLALLLAAVLGVAGLTAIPTASAADDPVVPHGLKGEYYSSSAPGAFDFHELKATGFDPQIDFNSLESRLSTATGSSDHATVRWTGKIVPEQSGPHTFSMIGDNGFRLWVDGEIVIDHWVDDWDKEQTADPVDLTGGQEYDIKVEFFENVGGSNLHLRWTEPGGVKEPVPTSAFRLPDGYAYDGAIATTVLADGRTLRMEFAQPLAPVPADIAGHLDAVIGGAEWPLGSVKKDPADARSLLVGLKEPVVGKGGSADIRYDGEGGLASQDADPVGEFWSSGPNKSEYQLSTPWAKDVGPDNALPEYPRPQMTRDAWRNLNGQWQFAAAEQGESPPVGKKLAEKILVPYPVESQLSGLERHEDRMWYRRTFTVPQSWDISDGAKGGHRDGKRLKLNFDAVDWQSTVYVNGKKVTEHKGGYDRFSVDVTDALKPGRTQELIVGVYDPTDAAGGENPPMGKQRLDPSGIFYTSSSGIWQTVWMEPVAADHADSLKLTPDVAAEKLAVEVRGVRDGVPVTATAYDGKRKVATVRGRTGAPLSVPVRDPHLWSPEDPHLYKLDVRIGDERSGDRLGSYFGMRSIAVETVDGAQRTVLNGKPVFLMATLDQGFWPDGLHTAPTDEALAFDLKKHKELGYNSVRKHIKVEPDRWFYWADKLGLLVWQDMPSMPKSPAAPAAAQFEHEMKEMIDQHASSPSVIMWVPFNEGWGQYDQARIADQAKGWDPTRLVNNMSGINCCGAVDGKNGDIADAHGYPTPLLPAPDGKRALVSGEYGGLGLAVPGHAWPVQHTYVGVDQEKYTDEYLGQLGNVRNLACRGSNGAVYTQITDVEGELNGLLTYDRKVMKPDVKRLKAAHETLIREASDPASMECANS
- a CDS encoding NADP-dependent oxidoreductase, which codes for MPKAYVYTRFGGPEGEAFADLPKPVPGHGELLVAVRAAGVNPVDWKLRTGYNRPGSTPKPLPTVFGSEASGVVERVGEGVRGFAVGDAVFGSTLTGGYAEYTLLPAAITAHKPAIVSFTDAAALPVAAATAYDGIQQLDLPAGATLLIIGAGGGVGVAATQIATGAGLRVVGSASAGKKDFVESLGAVHVLPGPGLQERVRAAAPDGVDAVFDMVGGADLEAAAGLVADRTKLISAGDKPRVVTLGGAAVVRLRTAAVLEEVAALVVAGTLRPYVTRTFPLAEAGEALRAVEDGHALGKIVIEVGA
- a CDS encoding GNAT family N-acetyltransferase gives rise to the protein MSESVPVPVPGRASYHPLDNPVLAGLTGPHAHFAERRGRVLAYHAEVSPWLALPDDPDAGDWADAVHLVGDDGTAVLAGTEVELPAGWEVTFQVDGVQLVDESVDAVPDDEAVVLGAADVPEMLDLVERTRPGPFRPRTIELGTYLGIRREGELVAMAGERMRPPGWREISAVCTAPEYRGQGLGARLVLAVAAGIKARGETPFLQAAGDNEGAIRLYEALGFRLRRRMPFVGIRVPEPSRVPAGAGG